The proteins below come from a single Alistipes sp. ZOR0009 genomic window:
- a CDS encoding calcineurin-like phosphoesterase C-terminal domain-containing protein codes for MKRSSLLFALIFTMPFFVSANFLKIGGAVLSEGKGIANVVVTDGSTVVKTDEKGRYSLNLNPSAKYVYVSSPAGYEVATVNSVPLFFVKVDSLKSERVDFMLKKSHADDVNHNMIFWADPQVKKASDVEKLKEAARDLKSFVEVNKPIPHVAIGCGDIVFDRLNLFKDHNDVVETVGIPFYEAVGNHDMDYNNRSNDGSKKSFEKVYGPSYYSFNKGKVHYVVLDNVFYLGRDFYYIGYLEEKQLAWLKQDLSFIPKGSTIVVTLHIPTALDSSDIAKFNFENISKSQTNKEALYELLDGYNAHIVSGHMHNTYNVDIRKNIREHILSSVCGSWWYGNVAQDGTPQGYGVFEVRGDSLTWYFKSIGYDKFYQLRYYPLGANKELPNFVTANVWNWSSKWKVYWYEDDVKMGEMERYTGFDPETLSSYANPSNTVPKWVKPMATSHLFRAQPKSKISNIKIEAIDEFGRSYWSR; via the coding sequence ATGAAAAGATCTTCTCTTCTTTTTGCATTAATTTTCACAATGCCATTTTTCGTAAGTGCAAACTTTTTAAAAATTGGAGGTGCCGTTTTATCAGAGGGTAAAGGAATTGCTAATGTAGTGGTTACAGATGGCAGTACTGTTGTGAAGACGGATGAAAAAGGACGGTATTCTTTAAATCTGAATCCATCTGCAAAATATGTGTATGTAAGTTCTCCTGCAGGTTATGAGGTTGCTACGGTTAACTCTGTTCCATTGTTTTTTGTGAAAGTCGACAGCTTAAAATCCGAAAGGGTCGATTTTATGCTAAAGAAAAGCCATGCGGATGATGTTAATCACAATATGATATTTTGGGCTGATCCGCAGGTGAAAAAAGCAAGTGATGTGGAGAAGTTGAAGGAGGCTGCGCGAGATTTGAAGTCTTTTGTTGAGGTTAACAAGCCTATTCCTCATGTTGCTATTGGTTGTGGCGATATCGTATTTGACAGGTTAAATCTTTTCAAAGATCACAATGACGTTGTAGAGACTGTAGGCATTCCTTTTTATGAGGCTGTAGGAAATCATGATATGGACTATAATAATCGGTCGAATGATGGCTCTAAAAAGAGTTTTGAGAAGGTTTATGGTCCTAGTTACTACTCCTTCAATAAGGGGAAAGTTCATTATGTAGTGCTTGATAATGTTTTTTACCTAGGTCGAGATTTTTACTACATAGGATATCTTGAAGAAAAGCAGCTTGCATGGTTAAAGCAAGATTTATCTTTCATTCCAAAGGGGAGTACGATTGTAGTAACGTTGCATATTCCAACAGCATTAGATTCAAGCGATATTGCCAAGTTTAATTTTGAGAATATTAGTAAGTCTCAGACAAATAAGGAGGCTTTATACGAGCTGCTTGATGGGTATAATGCTCATATCGTTTCGGGACACATGCACAATACGTACAATGTAGATATTCGCAAGAATATTAGGGAGCATATTCTTTCATCGGTTTGTGGATCATGGTGGTATGGTAATGTTGCGCAAGATGGTACGCCTCAAGGTTATGGTGTGTTTGAAGTGCGCGGAGATAGCTTAACATGGTATTTTAAAAGCATTGGCTACGATAAATTTTACCAGCTACGATATTACCCATTGGGGGCCAACAAAGAGTTACCCAATTTTGTTACTGCCAATGTTTGGAACTGGTCGAGTAAATGGAAGGTGTATTGGTATGAAGATGATGTAAAAATGGGTGAGATGGAGCGTTATACAGGTTTTGATCCAGAAACATTATCGTCTTACGCCAATCCCTCAAATACTGTTCCTAAGTGGGTAAAACCAATGGCGACAAGCCATCTGTTTAGGGCACAACCGAAATCGAAAATCTCTAATATTAAAATAGAGGCTATTGATGAATTTGGGAGAAGCTACTGGAGCCGGTAG
- a CDS encoding FecR family protein, which translates to MAQVQLRKLLEKFFTSNITKTQFDDLKNMTNNLSDSDLSDGLECAWNTTDYSNSMPIFAKQRIREELEQKIYKEKVRQFAVKFMKVAAAVSIPILLASTIYLFADRRAILNQQADLLNISVSKGERATVNLPDGSTVTLNSDSKLYYPSNFNSKDRWIRLEGEGFFQVKKCHGRSFTVRTNKMDVSVLGTAFNVSAYVDAPTTSVVLVHGSVRATAKGEAGVLIKPNQKFEVENRSGNVKISEVDTYNYTCWRDGILNFESEPIVDVLDKLSKQFDVKIEYSSKAFENDRLTGKLDLNDGIENALRVVSLTSPLKFVKHKNTIVITPLH; encoded by the coding sequence ATGGCTCAGGTACAACTACGAAAGCTGCTAGAAAAGTTCTTTACGTCAAACATCACGAAAACGCAGTTTGACGATTTGAAGAATATGACGAATAATTTATCAGACAGTGATTTGTCTGATGGGCTGGAGTGTGCTTGGAATACAACGGACTATTCCAACTCTATGCCAATATTCGCCAAACAGCGAATAAGGGAGGAGCTAGAGCAAAAGATATATAAGGAAAAAGTACGGCAGTTTGCTGTTAAGTTTATGAAAGTTGCAGCAGCCGTTTCCATTCCAATTTTACTGGCTTCTACCATTTACCTTTTTGCCGATCGTAGAGCCATTTTGAATCAACAAGCTGACCTGTTAAATATCTCCGTATCAAAAGGGGAGAGGGCAACTGTAAACTTGCCTGATGGATCGACCGTGACTTTAAATTCAGATAGTAAACTTTACTATCCCTCTAATTTTAACTCGAAAGATCGTTGGATTAGGCTTGAAGGAGAAGGGTTCTTTCAGGTTAAGAAGTGTCACGGTCGCTCTTTTACCGTACGTACGAACAAGATGGATGTAAGCGTACTTGGTACAGCATTTAATGTTTCAGCATATGTTGATGCTCCAACGACATCGGTGGTGCTTGTACATGGTTCTGTAAGAGCAACGGCTAAAGGAGAAGCGGGTGTTCTTATTAAGCCAAACCAGAAGTTTGAAGTGGAGAACAGGAGCGGTAACGTAAAAATTAGTGAGGTGGATACTTATAACTATACCTGCTGGCGTGACGGTATTCTCAATTTTGAAAGTGAGCCGATTGTAGATGTTCTTGATAAGCTGTCGAAGCAGTTTGATGTTAAAATAGAGTACAGCTCTAAGGCCTTTGAGAACGATAGGCTTACCGGAAAACTTGATTTAAATGACGGTATTGAAAATGCACTTCGCGTGGTATCGTTAACATCTCCTTTGAAATTTGTAAAGCATAAAAACACAATTGTAATAACCCCTCTGCATTAG
- a CDS encoding RNA polymerase sigma factor, producing MTEREHIENMKQGSQADFNWLYDRYADHLYGFTLKMSRSVVVAEEIVQDAFLTVWQKREQINPDYSFKAFLFTVAKNKILNLFRSQVRLLEFEDFVIHSNSIDLSTNAVEEKISYDEFVDMLKVAKDVLPPRQLEIFELSKELDMSNKEIAEKLQISEQTVKNQLTSALKLLKDRLSAAQFLMLLFL from the coding sequence ATGACTGAAAGAGAGCATATAGAGAATATGAAGCAAGGATCGCAGGCCGACTTTAATTGGCTTTACGATCGTTATGCTGATCATCTTTACGGGTTTACCTTGAAGATGTCTCGCTCTGTGGTTGTTGCCGAGGAGATCGTACAAGATGCTTTTCTTACCGTATGGCAAAAACGGGAGCAGATTAACCCTGATTATTCGTTCAAAGCGTTTTTGTTTACCGTAGCAAAGAATAAAATTTTAAATCTTTTTAGGTCTCAAGTTCGTCTGCTCGAATTTGAAGACTTTGTAATCCATTCCAACAGCATTGATTTGTCAACCAATGCTGTTGAAGAGAAAATTAGCTACGACGAATTTGTTGATATGCTAAAGGTTGCTAAGGATGTTTTGCCTCCTAGGCAGCTCGAAATATTTGAATTGAGTAAAGAGTTGGATATGTCCAACAAGGAAATCGCCGAAAAGCTACAGATTAGCGAACAAACGGTGAAAAATCAGCTGACATCTGCCCTAAAATTACTGAAAGATAGGCTTTCTGCAGCCCAATTCTTGATGCTGCTTTTCTTGTAG
- a CDS encoding DUF3857 domain-containing protein gives MHKINLLFSVFLFPLLVQAQIPQKFGKITPAELDLKVYSKDSSAAAVVLFDKGETYYDFSNLTYSFRVVFKEHKRIKILKKEGLDEANIKINTYGGTNENSEKITSFKAFTYNVENGTAVKTKLDKNQIFKEKVTDRVTATKFAFPNVKEGSIIEYEIEIESGYNMNINDWAFQDNIPTCWSEYTVSIPEYFKFNKHTKGYEPFKTIEKTTQSKSISINGNSLMYSDYTDHFVMENVPAFKTESNIDCVRNYLSMVTYEISSFEVPGSKYENYNTTWPKIAENMLDNEDFGGQLKTRGFFKEDLAAAIKTDTSATQKLNSIFNLVKSKIKWNDINSKWTKDGIKKAYKAGIGNSAEINLLLVAMLQEAGLQAYPVGISTRSNGLLTFGNPSTNKMNYVIGVAYVNEKEILLDATSPVSIPGIIPFQCLNDKGFIIDKNLHEWVELTPTAPSKENHFVFITVGTDGTVSGKISSNSSDNDALYARDKYRIMKDDELKKTLISKLGDATVDSINVENLLTNLNKPVAIKFQYSIPSKAAVTDKNIFITPFIWDKYTNSPFKLEKRTYPINFGYPTQERYISSISIPEGYTVEEIPQNIAVGTSDKSATLIVSYTKTENQVNVSFMLNINKPIFISTEYEELKEIYNLVVQKQAEQIVLKKI, from the coding sequence ATGCATAAAATTAATCTGCTTTTTTCTGTCTTTCTATTCCCTCTCCTCGTTCAGGCTCAGATTCCTCAAAAATTCGGAAAAATAACACCTGCAGAATTGGATCTAAAGGTTTACTCCAAAGATTCTAGCGCTGCTGCAGTTGTTTTGTTTGACAAAGGAGAAACATACTACGATTTTTCTAATCTCACCTATTCTTTTAGAGTTGTATTTAAAGAACATAAGCGAATTAAAATATTGAAAAAGGAAGGGTTAGACGAAGCGAATATAAAGATAAACACCTACGGAGGAACTAACGAAAACAGTGAAAAGATAACTTCCTTCAAGGCCTTCACCTATAACGTTGAGAACGGGACTGCTGTAAAAACGAAACTTGACAAGAATCAAATATTCAAAGAAAAAGTTACGGACAGAGTTACCGCAACAAAATTTGCATTCCCCAATGTAAAAGAAGGTTCCATTATCGAATACGAGATTGAAATCGAATCAGGCTATAACATGAATATTAATGATTGGGCCTTTCAAGATAATATCCCCACATGCTGGAGCGAATACACCGTTAGTATTCCCGAATATTTTAAGTTTAATAAGCACACCAAAGGATACGAACCTTTTAAAACTATCGAAAAGACAACGCAATCAAAATCAATAAGCATAAACGGAAACTCCTTGATGTATAGTGATTACACCGACCATTTTGTAATGGAAAATGTACCTGCATTTAAGACGGAATCCAACATCGATTGCGTTCGCAACTACCTATCGATGGTAACCTACGAGATTAGCTCGTTTGAAGTTCCTGGCTCCAAGTACGAGAACTACAATACAACATGGCCTAAGATTGCAGAGAATATGCTCGACAATGAAGATTTCGGAGGACAACTAAAAACTCGCGGATTTTTCAAGGAAGACCTTGCTGCTGCAATCAAAACAGATACCTCTGCCACTCAGAAACTAAACAGCATCTTCAACCTTGTAAAAAGCAAAATAAAGTGGAACGACATTAACTCAAAATGGACTAAAGATGGTATCAAAAAAGCCTATAAAGCGGGTATTGGGAATAGTGCCGAAATCAACTTACTTCTTGTTGCTATGTTACAAGAAGCTGGATTACAAGCCTACCCTGTCGGTATTAGCACCAGATCAAACGGGCTACTCACCTTCGGAAATCCTTCTACAAATAAAATGAACTACGTTATTGGAGTTGCTTATGTTAACGAAAAAGAAATACTACTTGACGCCACTAGCCCGGTAAGTATACCCGGAATAATACCCTTTCAATGCTTAAACGACAAAGGCTTTATAATTGACAAGAATCTTCACGAATGGGTAGAACTAACACCTACCGCTCCTTCTAAAGAAAACCACTTTGTTTTCATTACAGTTGGAACCGACGGCACCGTTTCAGGAAAAATTTCATCAAACAGCAGCGATAATGATGCTCTCTATGCTCGAGATAAATACAGAATAATGAAGGATGATGAGCTAAAGAAGACGCTAATATCTAAGCTTGGAGATGCAACTGTAGACAGCATCAATGTAGAAAACCTTCTAACGAACTTAAACAAGCCTGTGGCTATCAAATTCCAGTACAGCATTCCATCAAAGGCAGCAGTAACTGATAAGAATATATTCATAACCCCATTTATTTGGGACAAGTATACCAATAGTCCATTCAAGTTAGAAAAGCGAACCTACCCAATTAACTTCGGCTACCCAACACAAGAACGTTACATATCCAGCATCTCGATACCCGAAGGATATACGGTAGAAGAAATTCCACAGAATATTGCTGTAGGAACCTCTGACAAAAGCGCAACCTTAATTGTAAGCTATACCAAAACAGAAAACCAGGTCAACGTATCGTTTATGCTAAACATCAATAAGCCTATATTTATATCAACCGAATACGAAGAGCTTAAGGAAATATATAACCTTGTAGTCCAAAAACAGGCTGAACAAATTGTTCTAAAGAAAATCTAA
- a CDS encoding MarC family protein — MSVPFEITMDQFLRIFVTILALVNPFQKIFIMLTLEKQLKDSDLRYVALKSNFVALIILISFLAVGNAIFNYVFNISLYAFRITCGFVLLYNGFIALQSGVLIKIDPRTKLNDVAAVPIAMPMIAGPGAITAAVTFPQQDGVVVTIVAILAVLAVNAFIMVYSKVLGGFLNRYNLLSPLIRILGLIIATVGMQMCFNGIREFVGILSN, encoded by the coding sequence ATGAGTGTACCTTTTGAAATTACGATGGATCAATTCCTTCGGATATTTGTAACGATACTAGCATTGGTAAATCCGTTTCAGAAAATATTTATAATGCTAACATTGGAAAAGCAGCTTAAAGATAGCGATTTAAGATACGTTGCTCTTAAATCTAACTTTGTAGCGCTAATAATTCTTATTTCCTTTTTGGCAGTTGGTAATGCAATATTTAATTATGTTTTTAACATTAGCCTATATGCTTTTAGAATAACCTGTGGTTTTGTTTTACTCTATAATGGTTTTATAGCGCTGCAAAGTGGTGTTCTTATCAAAATTGATCCTAGAACTAAGCTTAACGATGTTGCTGCAGTTCCTATTGCAATGCCGATGATTGCAGGGCCAGGAGCGATTACGGCTGCAGTTACTTTTCCTCAGCAGGATGGTGTTGTGGTGACAATTGTGGCAATACTGGCTGTGCTAGCAGTAAACGCATTTATAATGGTTTATTCAAAAGTTTTGGGTGGATTTCTTAACCGCTATAACTTGTTATCTCCGTTAATTCGCATTTTAGGATTAATAATTGCGACAGTTGGGATGCAGATGTGTTTCAATGGGATTCGGGAGTTTGTTGGTATTCTTTCTAACTAG